GGTCGTAAGAACTGGAGGTTTTTATGACAGAAAAAAGGGAATCCTGCTGATTGACTTATCCTTACTTTTTGCTCACTCAAAAAGTAAAAAGAATATTAGCCACAGATTGCCTCGGGATTCACCCCGTGTAATACTCCAACCTGCCTGTGCGTGACCGCACGCAGACAGGGATTGAATTTCTTTGTTAGAATATTACACGGGGCAGGCAGATTTTCTCCTTCTTTGTCATTCCGCACTTGATGCGGAATCTGGACTCTGGATTCCCGCCCCCGATCAGGTCGAGGGCATGCTTTCACGGGAATGACAGAGGAAGAGGTAATCCTCGTACTATAGAAATATGGAAGTAAAAAAAGAATTTAATCGGAATAGGGGTCAGGTTGACCCCTATTATTAGACTATAATCATACTATTTATTCTGAGGAACAGCAGAAGAATGATGATCAATAATCATCCACTTACCATTCTGGTTCTTCCGATAAACAAAAGTATATCGAGCTGATATATTCATCATTTTACCATCTATCTCGTGAAAAAATGTGTAATAACCAGAATTTATGGCTATATCACCATACACTCTCACCATCGGATTGTAGTAGATTGCATTTAGATGTTCCAATCGCATAAAATGCTCAAAATAATCTTTTACTCCTTTAGGAGTTGTCCGCAAGAAAGGTGATACAGTGCCCCAAAAAACAGCTTCTTTAGCGTACAAGTTCGCCACAGTACCTGGATTAGTGGTGGTGACAGCCTCAACCCATTTGTCCATTGCCTCCAGCACCGATTGTTGTTCTTCAGTGAATTGCTGCACAATACCCTTTTGACCCATCAAAAGGTCATCGGTTTTTTTCATATCAAGCTCCTCCTTTTAATTTTGTTTGATCAACAAAACACAATTGAAGTATGTTTGTAAAACTAAAATGGTTTCCCATCAATACAATATATCACCGCCTCTTCCGGGCAGTTGGGGAAAAATGGGCAGTGGATACAATCTTTCCATATCTTTTTATCCGGTAATTCGCCTTTTTCTATTTTTTTAAAACCCAAATGAAGGAAAAATGAAACCTCCATCGTCAAAGCAAATACCTTATTTATACCTAAATTCTTTGCCTCTTCTATGTCAAATAAAACGAGCTTTTCGCCAATGGATTTTCCGCGATATTCCTTCTTTACACAAAGACTTCTTACCTCTGCCAGCCTGTGAGAATATACACGCAATGCACTTACGCCGACAATCTCTTTCTCCTCCGCCACTACAAATTCCCTGATCCTCTCCTCTATGTCATCCTGTGAGCGTGCAAGCACCTTTTTTTCCTCGGCAAATGTATCAATGATTTCTTTTATCTGCAGGCTATCTTCAAGATGTGCCTTTCTCAATATCATCCAATCTTTCCTGCAATGCATTCTTGTGGGCAAACAACTTTTCTATCTCTGCAATCTTTACAGCAAAAGGTGCTTTTTCCTCAAATGCCTGTTTCGTAAAGTAAATGACGCTACTCTTTTTCATAAATGTTTGCGGAGATAAAGGAGATAAAAAACGAGCGCAGGTTTGTGTGGGCAAGGTGTGATTTGGTCCTGCGATGTAATCGCCCAAAACCGCAGGCGACCAGTTGCCTATGAATATTGCACCGGCATTTTCTATCTGGGGATAGATTGAAAAGGGCTCCTCGGTCATAATCTCCACATGTTCACAGGCGATGGTATTTATCACAGATTTGAGATTTTCTTCATTGGTATGGATAAATAATGCATTCTTACAAGATTTTTCTAAAATATCCCTTCTTTCCTCTTTTTGTATAAATTTTTGAGCAATATCTTCTATCTCTCTTAGTTTTTTTTCATCCAAACTAACAATAAAAGCCTTTGCATCTTCGTCATGTTCCAATTGGGCAACAATATCTCGAGCTGCATATTGAGCAGGTGTAGTTTCATCTACTATAACGAGCACCTCTGAAGGACCGGCTAAGGCATCTATGCCTACATCGCCAAAGACCTCTTTCTTGGCGTAGTTTACATACACATTACCGGGACCTGCAATTAAATCTACTTTTTTAACACTTTCTGTTCCATAGGCAAAAGCGGCAATAGCCTGAGCCCCGCCTATCTTGTAGATTTCCGTTATATTACACAAAGATGCTGCAAACAAAATATAAGGACTGATTTCCCCATTATAGGCTGGCGTGGCCAGAGCAATCTCTTTTACTCCTGCCACAATTGCAGGAATGGCGGTCATCAAAACTGTAGATGGATATGTAGCCTTTCCTCCTGGTGCATATATCCCTGCCCTTTCTACAGGAGTTATATTTTCTCCTAAAATCATTCCTTCTTCTGTAGAAAACCATGATTTTTGCAGCTGGTCTTTGCAGAAGTTCTCTATTCTTTTATAGGCAACTTTCAACGCTTCTTTTACATCTTCTCCTATTGTCTGCCCCCGAGAAAAATCCTCTTCAGTAACTTTTATGTTTTTTTTGTTTGCCGTAAAATTATCAAATTTTTCTGTATAATAAAATAATGCTTCATCCTTTCTTTGTTTTATTTCACTGATAATCTTTCTCACAGATTCTCTTATACTTTCATCTTCTCTTTGAGAAGAGATATTTAATAAATCTCTTATGTCTTCTCTCTTCTTAATCTTTAATTGCATCTTTTATCTCTTTTAAAATATTGTAAGCTGCCTTCTCTTTTATATCCTTTTTAATATGTATTTTTCTCCCATCTTTAAATATTATATCCATCTCATTGTAAGGTGAAGAAAAACCAATATCCTTTCTGGAAACATCATTCGCCACACAAGCCCATAATCCTTTCTCCTCAATCTTTTGCATGGTATTTTGTTCTACATTTTCTGTCTCCGCAGCAAAACCCACAATTTTTACGGGCAGTTTCTTCGTCTCCACAATTTCATGTACAGTCTTTAATATATCTTCCGTCTGCACAAGCTCCAGTATCATCTTTTCCTTCTTCTTTATCTTTTGAGGAAATCTTTCCTTAGGCTTAAAATTGGAAACAGCAGCGGCCATAAGAAGAAGTGTCTTTTTACCTTTCAGTTCTTTTATCACCTCATCTTTCATCTGTTCTGTATCTTCTACCTCAATAAAATTCTTTATATTATAAGGTGGAGAAAGGTGACTGCATCCTGAAATAAGGGTGACATCTCCTCCCATCTTTGCCGCTATATTGGCAAGAGAAAAACCCATCATCCCTGAAGATGGATTGGAGATAAACCTTACTGGATCTATATATTCTCTGGTAGGACCAGCGGTAATTATTATCTTCCATCCTGAAAAAATTTTTTCACAAAACAGATCCTCTATCGCATCTACAATGATATTTTCTTCTGTTATATGTCCCTTGCCATAACTACCGCAGGCGAGTTTTCCTTTTACAGGCTCCAAAATCTTCCAACCTCTTTCAGTCAATTTTCTTATATTTTCTTGAGTTGCAGAATTTTCATACATAACACTATGCATGGCTGGCACACAGAGCTTTTTTGCTTTTGTAGCTAAAGCCAAAAGCGATACAGGGTCATCTGCTATTCCATGAGCAATCTTGGCAATGATATTGGCAGTGGCAGGCATAACAACCAATGCATCTGCCCAGCCTGCCCAGTTTATATGAGCAGTACTGGTTGGAACAGGAGAGGAAGAAATAAAATCACTCTTGAATATATCGCTGAATACAGGTGAATTGGTCAAACACTCAAATAAGAGAGGAGGAATAAACTTGGTAGAATCTTTTGTTTGCGCCACTCTTATATGAGCATCCCTTTTCTTCAGCACACTTATGACCTCCAACGCCTTGTATATAGCGACGCCACCCGTCACCCCAATAACGATATTTTTTTTCTCAATCATCCTAAATTAAATGTAATAAATTTAATCTCCGTCATCTCTTCAGTGGCAAAAGACAAACCTTCTCTGCCCACACCCGAGGATTTCACACCACCATAAGGCATCTGATCCACACGGAATGTAGGATAATCGTTGATGATAATTCCACCTGCTTCTAATTTTAAGGCTGCCCTCCAGGCATTCTGCAAATCATTTGTATATACACCAGCATTCAATCCATAGATAGAGTTATTTGCCATATCTATTGCCTCATCAAAATGAGAAAATGGTATGACACATACCACAGGAGCAAACAATTCTTCACAGATAACTCTCATCTCGGGTTTGGTGTTAGTGATAACAGTGGGATTAAGAAGTCTTTTGCCTATGAATTTTCCACCCGCCTCTATTTTTGCTCCTTCTTGCACCGCCTCATTTATCCATTCTTCTATTCTTATACAAGCTGCGTCATCAATCAAAGGTCCGTATTCCGTATCTTCATCTATAGGATTACCCACCTTTACCTTAGATACCGCTTGTTTAAAGCTGCCCAAGAACTCATCAAAAATATCTTCATGCACATATATTCTCTGAATAGATATACATACTTGGCCTGCGTTGGCAAAAGAACCAACTATACATTTGGGGATAACCTTTTCTATATTTGCAGACCTGTCCACAATTAATGCCGAGTTAGAACCCAGCTCAAGCGTGAGTCTCTTTGCCTTTGTCTCTTCTTTTAAATAAGAACCTACCTGCAGGCTGCCGGTAAAGGTGAGCATGGCTAACTTTTCATTTTTTATAAGTTTTTTTCCTATGGTTGAACCCGAACCATATATCACATTAAACATACCATCAGGCAGACCTGCTTTTTTCATCATTTCTGCCAACCTTGCTGCTGTGAGCGGTGTTGCAGTAGCTGGTTTTAAAATCACACTATTTCCAGCAGCAATAGCCGGTGCAACCTTGTGAAGAACAAGATTTAATGGAAAATTCCAGGGGGTGATAGCTGCTATTATACCAATAGGCATACGCATATAAAATCCAATATGGTTCTCTCCACTCTGAGAAGCATCCATGGGTATTGTTTCTCCATGCAACTTCAATGCCTCAACCGCAGCAAAACGAAGAGTCTCTATGCCCCTTTTCACCTCACCAATGGAATACTTAATGGCTTTTCCCGACTCTAATGTAATGAGACGGGCAATCCCCTGCAGGTCTTCTTCCATTAGATCCGCCGTTTTAGAAAGAATATTTGCCCTTCTGTATGCAGGAAAATTACAGGTTTTGAATGCTTCCTCTGCCGCATCTACCGCTTTATCCACATCATCTTCTTCTGCTTGAGTTACATATCCTACCAATTCATCATTGTAAGGATTTCTTACCTCTATCTTTCTTTCTCTCTCTATCCACTTGCCTCCAATGAACAATCCGTAATCATACATAATCCCTCCTACCAAGAATCCTCTCCACCTGTTTTACATCCTCTAATACATCAACTCCAATTAGATGGGTTTTTGTTTCCCAAACCATAATATCATATCCATTTTCTAATGCTCGCAACTGCTCTAATTTTTCAGTTTTTTCCAATGAAGACGGTGGAAGGCGACTTAAGGAAAGAACTGCTTCTTTGGTATATGCATATATGCCAATATGTTTTAAGAACAAACCATCTTTTCCCGGATATGGGATAAGCGAACGGGAAAAATACAGTGCCTTTCCACTTTTGTCTTTTACCACCTTTACCACATGAGGACTTTTTGCCTCCTCTAAGGAGGCAGGCTCAGCTAATGTAGCAATGGATGCGTCTTTTATGCGGGAAATAAATACTGAAAGAAGTTCGTCGATAATTTTTCCTTCTATAAGCGGTTCATCTCCCTGAACATTTACAACTATATCATAGTCCTTATCTTCTATAAAAGCGCCTATTCTTTCTGTGCCATTGTTAAAATCACCCCTTACTAATCTTGCCTCTCCTCCAAAGGAAAAAACTACCTGTTTTATCTTTTCACTATCTGTTAGTATGAGAACCTCATCTTTCATCTTTGATTGCATGCTTCCTTCCCATACCCATTGTATCATAGACTTGTCCAAAATGGGGGAAAGCACTTTCCCCGGAAAGCGACTACTGGCATAGCGCGCCGGAATAGCAATCAATATCTTCATATCTTCTTTAATATTTCATTTACCTCTTTCTTACTTACCACTTGAGTTCCTTTTTTCTCCACTACAACCGCTGCCGCTTCATTAGCTAAACTAACCACCTTTCTTAAAGGAAATCCTACTGCCATACCCACAATAAACATGGCAACCACCGTGTCTCCTGCCCCGGTTACATCGTATACCTCTTTTGCCAGTGCATCTACATGGAACCCTTCGTCTTCAGAGTAAAGTGTCATTCCTTTGCGTCCCTCTGTTATCAAAACACATTTTGCATTTGTTTCCTTTAATATCTTTTCTGCTGCTCTTTTTTCATCTTGAAGATCCTTTATAGCAATACCACTCATCAATTCTGCTTCTCTGAGGTTTGGTGTAATCACCGTAACATTTTTATATAGGTGAGTATGATTGACTTTAGGATCGACAACAATGGGTTTTTTAAGAGAACACAAACACTTAACCAATCCCTCTGTTATCACCCCTTTTCCATAATCAGAAATTACTATGGCATCAAATGTTTTTCTACTCATTGACTGCAACAATTCCCGCTCTGCCTCAGGCTCTATGGGCTTTACAATTTCCCTATCCAATCTTACAATCTGCTGTCCTTGAGC
Above is a genomic segment from Deltaproteobacteria bacterium containing:
- a CDS encoding SgcJ/EcaC family oxidoreductase translates to MKKTDDLLMGQKGIVQQFTEEQQSVLEAMDKWVEAVTTTNPGTVANLYAKEAVFWGTVSPFLRTTPKGVKDYFEHFMRLEHLNAIYYNPMVRVYGDIAINSGYYTFFHEIDGKMMNISARYTFVYRKNQNGKWMIIDHHSSAVPQNK
- a CDS encoding bifunctional hydroxymethylpyrimidine kinase/phosphomethylpyrimidine kinase; translated protein: MFSKLNIAVVGDIMLDRYIEGEVERVSPEAPVPVVAIGAEKSFLGGAANVAHNIKVVESKVSLFGVFGEDEKGKNLKKILKEKDIDYSGCVTLKNHTTTVKTRIIAQGQQIVRLDREIVKPIEPEAERELLQSMSRKTFDAIVISDYGKGVITEGLVKCLCSLKKPIVVDPKVNHTHLYKNVTVITPNLREAELMSGIAIKDLQDEKRAAEKILKETNAKCVLITEGRKGMTLYSEDEGFHVDALAKEVYDVTGAGDTVVAMFIVGMAVGFPLRKVVSLANEAAAVVVEKKGTQVVSKKEVNEILKKI
- a CDS encoding N-acetyltransferase, whose amino-acid sequence is MILRKAHLEDSLQIKEIIDTFAEEKKVLARSQDDIEERIREFVVAEEKEIVGVSALRVYSHRLAEVRSLCVKKEYRGKSIGEKLVLFDIEEAKNLGINKVFALTMEVSFFLHLGFKKIEKGELPDKKIWKDCIHCPFFPNCPEEAVIYCIDGKPF
- the coaBC gene encoding bifunctional phosphopantothenoylcysteine decarboxylase/phosphopantothenate--cysteine ligase CoaBC → MIEKKNIVIGVTGGVAIYKALEVISVLKKRDAHIRVAQTKDSTKFIPPLLFECLTNSPVFSDIFKSDFISSSPVPTSTAHINWAGWADALVVMPATANIIAKIAHGIADDPVSLLALATKAKKLCVPAMHSVMYENSATQENIRKLTERGWKILEPVKGKLACGSYGKGHITEENIIVDAIEDLFCEKIFSGWKIIITAGPTREYIDPVRFISNPSSGMMGFSLANIAAKMGGDVTLISGCSHLSPPYNIKNFIEVEDTEQMKDEVIKELKGKKTLLLMAAAVSNFKPKERFPQKIKKKEKMILELVQTEDILKTVHEIVETKKLPVKIVGFAAETENVEQNTMQKIEEKGLWACVANDVSRKDIGFSSPYNEMDIIFKDGRKIHIKKDIKEKAAYNILKEIKDAIKD
- the kdsB gene encoding 3-deoxy-manno-octulosonate cytidylyltransferase, producing MKILIAIPARYASSRFPGKVLSPILDKSMIQWVWEGSMQSKMKDEVLILTDSEKIKQVVFSFGGEARLVRGDFNNGTERIGAFIEDKDYDIVVNVQGDEPLIEGKIIDELLSVFISRIKDASIATLAEPASLEEAKSPHVVKVVKDKSGKALYFSRSLIPYPGKDGLFLKHIGIYAYTKEAVLSLSRLPPSSLEKTEKLEQLRALENGYDIMVWETKTHLIGVDVLEDVKQVERILGRRDYV
- a CDS encoding aldehyde dehydrogenase family protein, producing the protein MYDYGLFIGGKWIERERKIEVRNPYNDELVGYVTQAEEDDVDKAVDAAEEAFKTCNFPAYRRANILSKTADLMEEDLQGIARLITLESGKAIKYSIGEVKRGIETLRFAAVEALKLHGETIPMDASQSGENHIGFYMRMPIGIIAAITPWNFPLNLVLHKVAPAIAAGNSVILKPATATPLTAARLAEMMKKAGLPDGMFNVIYGSGSTIGKKLIKNEKLAMLTFTGSLQVGSYLKEETKAKRLTLELGSNSALIVDRSANIEKVIPKCIVGSFANAGQVCISIQRIYVHEDIFDEFLGSFKQAVSKVKVGNPIDEDTEYGPLIDDAACIRIEEWINEAVQEGAKIEAGGKFIGKRLLNPTVITNTKPEMRVICEELFAPVVCVIPFSHFDEAIDMANNSIYGLNAGVYTNDLQNAWRAALKLEAGGIIINDYPTFRVDQMPYGGVKSSGVGREGLSFATEEMTEIKFITFNLG
- the hisD gene encoding histidinol dehydrogenase, with the protein product MQLKIKKREDIRDLLNISSQREDESIRESVRKIISEIKQRKDEALFYYTEKFDNFTANKKNIKVTEEDFSRGQTIGEDVKEALKVAYKRIENFCKDQLQKSWFSTEEGMILGENITPVERAGIYAPGGKATYPSTVLMTAIPAIVAGVKEIALATPAYNGEISPYILFAASLCNITEIYKIGGAQAIAAFAYGTESVKKVDLIAGPGNVYVNYAKKEVFGDVGIDALAGPSEVLVIVDETTPAQYAARDIVAQLEHDEDAKAFIVSLDEKKLREIEDIAQKFIQKEERRDILEKSCKNALFIHTNEENLKSVINTIACEHVEIMTEEPFSIYPQIENAGAIFIGNWSPAVLGDYIAGPNHTLPTQTCARFLSPLSPQTFMKKSSVIYFTKQAFEEKAPFAVKIAEIEKLFAHKNALQERLDDIEKGTS